One genomic region from Spirosoma sp. KCTC 42546 encodes:
- a CDS encoding serine hydrolase, with protein MRAYRLKLFYLSIWGLYSVHSFAQNQLSTRIDSLMQAAHQLGVFNGNVLVVHKGTIQYRNSLGYADGSRSKKMTLDRLFDIGSIAKEFNGVGLLLLQQQGKLSLNNRLSQYLNGLPAWADSIQLKHLINYTSGLPISGATSDQQLLAELKSLKTLAFRPGKAYAYSYSNVYLQHRVIEVVSGQGYNAFITDQLLKPMQMNHTFMDLPVTAPEMARAFDSNFKESTYDQQMSGWPRLSIDDLYSWLVKLDSYQLVNKAAMQALAVDLGGNESSLGHAVFKADKLSWHQHHGSNYNYEALMTHDVENNIVVILMTNSQQFKVHALTNSIIAILKGQPYMVPRRSLYLDLREKVLADFNQGLAFYRAVREHQQDRYDLSFEIGDLVNTGKYIMRRQRYDDAIRLFELSATLNGKLSDYSYIYQLIADCYTKQGLKQLAILYYQEAVEKDPTNENAKGYLAELVR; from the coding sequence ATGCGCGCTTACCGCTTAAAATTGTTCTATCTGTCCATTTGGGGGCTATATTCTGTCCATTCGTTCGCTCAGAATCAGCTCAGCACCCGGATCGATTCACTCATGCAGGCGGCTCATCAGTTGGGCGTTTTCAATGGGAACGTACTGGTTGTTCATAAGGGAACGATCCAATACCGGAACAGCCTTGGCTATGCCGATGGCAGTCGAAGCAAAAAAATGACCCTCGATAGGCTATTCGACATTGGCTCCATTGCCAAGGAGTTCAACGGCGTAGGCCTATTGCTTTTGCAACAACAGGGGAAACTGTCGCTCAACAACCGGCTCAGTCAGTACCTGAACGGTCTACCTGCCTGGGCCGACAGCATCCAACTCAAGCACTTGATCAACTACACGAGTGGACTGCCCATTAGCGGGGCTACGAGCGATCAGCAGCTACTTGCTGAACTGAAAAGTCTGAAAACATTAGCCTTTAGACCGGGGAAAGCTTATGCCTATAGCTATAGCAATGTGTATCTTCAACATCGGGTTATCGAGGTCGTTTCGGGCCAGGGGTATAATGCGTTTATAACCGACCAGCTACTGAAACCGATGCAGATGAACCATACGTTCATGGATCTGCCGGTAACAGCGCCGGAAATGGCGCGGGCGTTTGACAGTAATTTTAAAGAAAGCACCTACGATCAACAAATGAGCGGCTGGCCCCGGTTATCCATTGATGATTTGTATAGCTGGCTCGTTAAGCTGGATAGCTATCAATTGGTCAACAAAGCGGCCATGCAAGCCTTGGCAGTCGATCTTGGCGGCAACGAAAGTAGCCTGGGCCATGCTGTTTTTAAGGCCGACAAACTGAGCTGGCATCAGCATCATGGCTCTAACTACAACTACGAAGCGCTAATGACGCATGATGTGGAGAACAATATCGTTGTTATTCTGATGACAAACAGCCAGCAATTTAAGGTACATGCATTGACCAACAGCATCATCGCTATTCTGAAGGGTCAACCCTATATGGTTCCAAGACGGTCGTTATACCTGGATCTTCGCGAAAAAGTACTGGCTGATTTCAACCAGGGACTTGCTTTCTACCGAGCTGTCAGGGAGCATCAGCAGGATCGGTATGACCTCAGCTTCGAAATCGGGGATTTGGTGAATACAGGAAAATACATCATGCGTCGGCAGCGTTACGATGACGCCATTCGGCTTTTCGAATTGAGCGCAACCTTAAACGGCAAACTGAGCGATTATTCGTATATCTATCAATTAATAGCCGACTGTTATACCAAGCAAGGATTGAAACAACTGGCGATTCTTTATTACCAGGAAGCAGTTGAAAAAGATCCGACGAACGAAAATGCCAAAGGGTATCTGGCCGAATTAGTACGGTAA
- a CDS encoding glycosyltransferase 87 family protein: MLSSTSKSFFSLSIFSDFRFIYGIYFLLILFATIRIVGWEGSNNYSIFYYSLYHLLEVKSLYALYPAQYEDHYHYAPAFAAIFAPIFALPYSVGLFFWQLLFAGVWVYAIQKLPITNQQKVFAYWFGLHELFTSIVNSQTNPLITALSIFAFISFEKKQPFWAAFFIMIGFNIKIYSLVAAGLFILYPKKGVFIASMILWSVVLGLLPLLLTSPAKLLWQYELWIRELFIKTDSDKWLNISIHRLIHLSISPNIATASIIGIGVVLFCTVYIHRQRYSDYNFRILLLASILVFQVVFNPVAESPAYIIAVTGVLCWWFVCPKSSLDWILLLSCFILTVMSPSDIFPATIRMNFVVPYSLKALPCVLIWFRILYLMHFPQPTVHQQNLDLD; this comes from the coding sequence ATGCTCAGTTCAACTTCAAAGTCGTTTTTTAGCTTATCAATTTTTAGTGACTTTCGCTTTATTTATGGGATCTATTTTTTATTAATACTTTTTGCCACTATTCGTATTGTAGGATGGGAGGGCTCGAATAATTATTCTATTTTTTATTACTCTCTTTATCATCTATTAGAAGTAAAAAGCTTATACGCTTTATATCCAGCTCAATATGAAGATCATTATCATTATGCCCCGGCATTCGCTGCAATATTTGCTCCAATATTTGCTCTACCTTATTCCGTTGGCTTATTTTTTTGGCAATTATTATTTGCAGGAGTATGGGTCTATGCTATCCAAAAGTTGCCGATTACAAATCAGCAAAAAGTATTTGCCTATTGGTTTGGCCTTCACGAATTATTTACCTCGATTGTGAACAGTCAGACAAATCCGTTAATCACGGCATTATCAATTTTTGCGTTTATTAGTTTCGAAAAAAAGCAGCCCTTTTGGGCTGCTTTTTTTATTATGATTGGATTTAATATAAAGATTTACAGCTTGGTGGCTGCAGGTTTGTTCATACTTTATCCTAAAAAAGGTGTATTCATTGCGTCTATGATACTATGGTCAGTTGTTTTAGGGCTATTACCTCTATTACTAACTTCGCCAGCTAAACTCCTCTGGCAGTATGAGTTATGGATCAGAGAATTATTTATAAAAACGGATAGTGACAAATGGCTTAATATTTCTATTCATCGTCTAATACATTTGTCTATATCTCCCAATATAGCGACGGCCAGTATAATTGGGATTGGTGTGGTACTTTTTTGTACAGTCTATATACATCGCCAACGTTATAGCGATTACAACTTTCGAATTTTGCTTTTGGCATCTATTTTAGTTTTCCAGGTAGTTTTCAACCCAGTTGCAGAATCACCTGCTTACATCATTGCTGTTACTGGTGTATTATGTTGGTGGTTTGTTTGTCCAAAATCGAGCCTTGACTGGATCTTATTGTTGAGTTGTTTTATTTTAACCGTTATGTCCCCAAGTGATATATTTCCCGCCACAATACGAATGAATTTTGTAGTACCTTACAGCCTGAAAGCTCTCCCTTGCGTGTTAATCTGGTTTCGTATCCTTTATTTGATGCATTTCCCTCAACCAACTGTTCATCAGCAAAATCTGGACCTGGATTAA
- a CDS encoding IS3 family transposase produces MTTSIQEIFWEHHRRYGSRRVQKALLEEGIEIGRHRIRRLMEEQNWQAIQPRSFVPRTTDSRHSLQACPNLLLELGIPVRADQAWGGDITARAAPLSPDYGW; encoded by the coding sequence ATGACAACTTCTATTCAGGAGATCTTCTGGGAACATCACCGTCGGTATGGCAGTCGACGGGTGCAAAAAGCACTTCTCGAGGAAGGCATTGAGATAGGTCGTCATCGCATCAGACGGCTCATGGAGGAGCAAAATTGGCAGGCCATTCAACCCCGTAGTTTTGTGCCTCGTACTACGGATTCGCGTCATAGTCTGCAGGCTTGCCCTAATTTGTTGCTTGAGTTGGGGATACCTGTGCGAGCCGATCAGGCTTGGGGGGGCGATATAACCGCACGGGCGGCCCCGTTATCTCCCGATTACGGGTGGTGA
- a CDS encoding transposase has protein sequence MVANGESILSVARKMGISDSIIHAWRAAEKKNKGEGKQPSVLEDEVDSLRRQLRQTGMERDI, from the coding sequence TTGGTTGCTAATGGCGAATCCATCCTCAGCGTAGCCCGCAAAATGGGCATCAGCGATAGCATTATCCATGCTTGGCGAGCGGCTGAAAAAAAGAACAAAGGGGAAGGGAAACAGCCCTCCGTCTTGGAAGATGAAGTCGATTCACTACGACGACAACTTCGCCAAACTGGGATGGAACGCGATATTTAA
- a CDS encoding family 43 glycosylhydrolase has translation MKSMKVPHLILLVALLVTQTVLAQVGRPFIHDPSTIAECEGKYYTFGTGGGGLISNDGWTWHGGGVRPGGGAAPDVLKIGDRYLVVYGATGGSPNHKGAILTMWNKTLDPKSPDFKYSEPNVVATSDGYEENDAIDPGVLLDPTTGRLWLTYGTYFGHTRLIELDPKTGKLKAGNTPVDVAIVCEASTLVYRDGWYYLLATHGSCCDGANSTYNVVVGRSKKITGPYIDNVGRSMLEGGGKLVVATRGGLIGPGHFGHIILEQGVEKMSLHYEADLEQGGRSVLGILPVVWKDGWPVAGERFKEGTYEIESVRRGYGLELAVDFTRMAVAPRRFNQPDNDPIKPVAAQQLADVIKTWPTGIIQVRIGDYMSRPHQRWTITDAPDTTGYLGGPYYKIVLAGTDRALAATADAEVLTVPAFTGAPEQLWRIDQLTDGTYRIMPKVVPTSGKKFALVSSGDSTPTLAAFDFRSDNSKWNFRAY, from the coding sequence ATGAAAAGCATGAAAGTCCCCCACCTAATACTCCTGGTAGCCCTATTAGTAACTCAAACCGTATTGGCCCAGGTTGGCAGACCCTTTATCCATGATCCCTCGACCATCGCTGAATGTGAAGGCAAGTATTACACATTCGGCACCGGCGGTGGCGGATTGATTTCCAATGATGGCTGGACCTGGCATGGTGGCGGGGTGAGACCGGGTGGGGGAGCGGCTCCTGATGTCCTCAAAATTGGGGATCGGTACCTGGTTGTCTATGGCGCCACCGGTGGTTCACCCAACCACAAAGGAGCCATTCTAACCATGTGGAACAAAACATTGGACCCAAAATCCCCTGATTTTAAATATTCTGAACCGAATGTGGTGGCAACGTCGGATGGCTATGAAGAGAATGACGCCATTGATCCCGGCGTACTATTAGATCCCACTACCGGACGTCTGTGGCTAACCTATGGCACCTATTTCGGCCACACCCGGCTGATCGAATTAGACCCCAAAACCGGAAAACTCAAAGCCGGCAATACACCCGTCGATGTCGCCATCGTCTGTGAAGCCAGCACGCTGGTGTACCGCGACGGCTGGTACTACCTGCTGGCCACTCATGGCAGTTGTTGCGATGGGGCCAACTCAACCTACAATGTGGTGGTGGGTCGATCCAAAAAAATAACCGGTCCCTATATCGATAATGTAGGCAGAAGCATGTTGGAAGGGGGCGGTAAACTGGTGGTGGCTACACGCGGAGGCTTAATTGGCCCCGGTCATTTTGGGCACATCATACTTGAACAAGGCGTTGAAAAAATGTCCCTTCATTATGAAGCCGATTTGGAGCAGGGTGGTCGAAGTGTGTTAGGCATTCTGCCGGTGGTTTGGAAGGATGGCTGGCCTGTTGCTGGAGAAAGGTTTAAGGAGGGCACATACGAAATTGAATCTGTACGAAGAGGCTATGGCTTAGAGTTGGCCGTTGATTTCACCAGAATGGCCGTGGCACCCCGGAGATTTAACCAGCCCGACAACGACCCCATAAAGCCCGTTGCGGCCCAGCAGCTGGCTGATGTCATAAAAACCTGGCCAACCGGGATTATTCAGGTGAGAATTGGTGACTACATGTCTCGTCCCCATCAAAGATGGACGATTACCGATGCGCCTGATACCACCGGGTATTTAGGCGGACCCTACTATAAAATTGTATTAGCCGGAACCGATCGGGCCTTAGCGGCTACTGCCGATGCGGAAGTACTAACCGTACCAGCATTTACCGGAGCGCCTGAACAGCTATGGCGAATTGATCAATTGACGGATGGCACCTACCGAATAATGCCTAAGGTAGTGCCAACTTCAGGAAAAAAGTTTGCGCTGGTATCATCCGGAGACAGCACACCGACCTTGGCAGCCTTTGATTTTAGGAGCGATAATTCTAAATGGAATTTTAGGGCTTACTAA
- a CDS encoding acetylxylan esterase, giving the protein MNRTYKYLLPLISVIVLSGVQLGGLTAFAQGPGQRIPLPPIPLKGDTTHTLSKHFTLASAAQKSPNAKGFIQRWMVLEPVKKDIVRNNIFTDNYLRTTFSADNFSSDYTTVPRNGETVNVGNQTLKWYALDSKAFNVNLYQFTYAINKPKYGILVWLVTIIDCPDELQNVRMAVGCNSGSMWWLNGQEALLLSGDRDMIADNGTSARLTLKKGRNIIRGGVINGPGMANFCVRFLDEKGTPVQNLRISYE; this is encoded by the coding sequence ATGAACAGAACATACAAATACCTATTGCCACTGATATCGGTTATCGTTTTATCAGGAGTACAACTAGGTGGCCTTACTGCTTTTGCCCAAGGGCCCGGACAAAGAATACCTCTCCCGCCTATACCTCTAAAAGGCGATACGACACACACCTTATCCAAACACTTCACGTTGGCCTCTGCCGCCCAGAAATCCCCGAATGCCAAGGGCTTTATTCAGCGTTGGATGGTGCTGGAACCCGTCAAGAAAGATATTGTCCGGAATAATATATTTACGGACAACTATCTCCGAACCACATTTTCGGCCGATAATTTTTCCAGCGATTACACCACCGTTCCCCGCAATGGCGAAACGGTAAACGTGGGCAACCAGACACTGAAGTGGTATGCGTTGGACAGCAAGGCCTTCAATGTTAACTTATACCAGTTTACCTATGCCATCAACAAGCCCAAATATGGCATACTAGTCTGGCTGGTTACGATCATCGATTGCCCTGACGAACTCCAAAATGTACGGATGGCTGTCGGCTGTAATTCCGGCAGCATGTGGTGGTTGAATGGTCAGGAAGCCTTGTTGCTTTCCGGTGACCGGGATATGATTGCCGATAATGGGACCTCTGCCCGTTTGACGCTCAAAAAGGGAAGAAACATCATCCGGGGGGGCGTCATAAACGGACCGGGTATGGCTAATTTCTGCGTTCGTTTTCTTGATGAAAAAGGAACGCCTGTACAAAACCTCCGTATTAGTTACGAATAA
- a CDS encoding ScyD/ScyE family protein, protein MHYKRPLLSLFLAGSLLTGCQDHRIPSIVQPTMTTLATGLVGVIGVETDATGRVFVTEQGTGNNDGRVSEITPDGKVHPIITGLYSFTRPDNELDATDHLLAADGVLYILNAKGLYTFNISAYKTGDAPIPASSLTPENIQKFVIDYTFTEDTGESHLYNMTLGPDGALYFSDAAANAIIRRSKTGQLGVVTAVPGIANPNPAGPPPGPPFVQSVPTGITYDGKQFAISTLLGFPFPAGKALIYRMDLAGKISVFQQTFNSLVDLENDGSGNYLALEFAVFGPMGWTPKTGRLLRAKGTSSDVLLDKLNLPTDLKVVDSHTAYLTSLGDGTLYKITF, encoded by the coding sequence ATGCACTACAAACGACCCCTTTTAAGTTTATTTCTGGCGGGTAGCCTACTCACAGGATGCCAGGATCACCGGATTCCCTCGATAGTTCAGCCCACAATGACCACGTTGGCAACCGGCTTAGTGGGAGTAATTGGCGTAGAGACTGATGCCACTGGACGAGTCTTCGTCACGGAACAAGGCACGGGTAACAATGATGGCCGCGTCTCGGAAATCACGCCGGATGGGAAAGTGCATCCGATCATTACCGGATTGTATTCCTTTACACGCCCCGATAATGAGCTGGACGCGACGGACCACCTACTGGCCGCCGATGGTGTGCTTTACATTCTGAATGCCAAAGGCCTCTATACGTTCAATATCAGCGCATACAAAACCGGCGATGCGCCCATTCCGGCGTCTAGTCTGACGCCCGAAAACATTCAGAAATTCGTCATTGACTATACCTTCACCGAGGATACCGGCGAATCCCATTTATATAACATGACCTTGGGCCCAGATGGAGCGCTCTACTTCTCCGATGCAGCCGCCAACGCCATTATTCGCCGGTCTAAAACCGGGCAATTAGGTGTCGTAACGGCCGTGCCGGGTATCGCCAATCCCAATCCGGCTGGCCCTCCTCCAGGGCCACCTTTTGTTCAATCGGTACCCACAGGGATTACGTACGATGGGAAGCAGTTTGCCATCAGTACCTTGCTTGGTTTCCCGTTTCCGGCGGGCAAAGCGCTCATTTATCGGATGGATCTGGCTGGGAAAATCAGTGTCTTTCAGCAGACCTTTAACAGCCTGGTTGATCTGGAAAACGATGGCAGTGGCAACTATTTAGCGCTTGAATTTGCCGTGTTTGGGCCCATGGGCTGGACTCCGAAAACGGGTCGGCTGCTCCGGGCAAAAGGAACCAGTAGCGATGTACTGCTCGACAAGCTGAACCTGCCAACGGACTTGAAAGTGGTTGATAGCCACACGGCTTATCTGACCAGCCTGGGCGACGGGACCTTATATAAAATTACGTTCTAG
- a CDS encoding hemerythrin domain-containing protein — MQDQRHNVFTQIHKGLRGMLYDTALRLQQTDFSGPQASKAIEPLHQLLLFFDEHAENEDRFILPYIRHYQAQLIDELEKDHEIDHQLTQTLFDHIRAWETATSGNQREAIGQQILFAFHEFIAFNLYHMNKEETVLIELLWKHYSDAEIRQMEQAIIASIPPQTLMAESRWMMRSINDKEVIAWLSGVKQGAPQAVYDHFWQLAQEELSAERFTNVQAALA, encoded by the coding sequence ATGCAAGATCAACGACACAACGTCTTCACCCAAATTCACAAAGGGCTGCGGGGCATGCTGTATGATACAGCGCTTCGCTTACAACAAACCGATTTTTCTGGGCCACAAGCCAGCAAGGCCATTGAGCCATTACATCAGTTACTCCTGTTTTTCGATGAACACGCCGAGAATGAGGACCGCTTTATTCTGCCTTACATTCGCCACTATCAGGCGCAACTCATTGATGAACTGGAAAAAGATCACGAGATCGATCACCAACTGACCCAGACGCTCTTCGATCACATACGGGCGTGGGAAACCGCCACCTCCGGCAACCAGCGTGAAGCCATTGGCCAGCAGATCCTGTTTGCCTTCCATGAATTTATCGCCTTTAATCTCTACCATATGAATAAGGAAGAGACCGTCTTGATCGAACTACTCTGGAAGCATTATTCCGACGCTGAGATTCGGCAGATGGAACAGGCGATTATAGCGTCAATTCCCCCTCAGACGCTGATGGCCGAGAGCCGCTGGATGATGCGATCCATCAACGATAAGGAAGTAATTGCCTGGCTGTCGGGCGTAAAACAAGGGGCTCCCCAGGCAGTATACGATCATTTTTGGCAACTGGCCCAGGAGGAGCTATCGGCCGAGCGATTCACGAACGTGCAGGCCGCGCTGGCCTGA